A segment of the Moorena sp. SIOASIH genome:
CCTGTTGTTGTATCCAGCTGGTTAACTCTATTAAAGAAGCTCCTAACAATGGCGGAATTGAGTTTACCAGTGGTGAGACCGACCCACTCACATTAGTCATGGTTTGGGAGTTTGAAGCATTGCTACTGAGGTCTTGTTGAGGGATAGAAACATCTGGGCACATAAGGGCTTTAGGGGAAATAGGATATCAGGATCTCATCAGAGCAAATAATTCTAACAGGAATTCTCGTTATAGCAATTCTATATCCCATAAGGTACCTATTATCCCCCATTATCCCCCTTAATAAGGGGGACTTTGAGGTTGAGAACCGTACCTCATAACTGCGATAAACGCTATAAGTTAAACTACCATGGCGATCGCTACTTCTTATTTAGACAGCGATCCTCCTTAACTGGCCTGCCGCTATTGCCCCATGCTTCAGTCTTAGTTTTATTAATTTAGTTTTATTAATTCAACTTATTAATTAACTCCCCAGGCAAGATTCGAACTTGCGACCAATCGGTTAACAGCCGACCGCTCTACCGCTGAGCTACTGAGGATTGCCAAACAATTGCTCATCACATCTACTTATTATAATCATAAAGTACAAAGTCTGGCAAGTACTTTCGCAAATTTTTTTTAAATCACTGTTGTGTCGGGAGTTTTGAGTACCTTTTCAGTTAACGATTATTAGTTAACATTAAACAGTCAGCTAACTATGAGCCAGTCAGTAGTCACCAGTCAGTAGTCAACAGTCAGTAGTCAACAATATTATCCTAATGGTTGACTTCTTGCCACTGTAGCCCATGGTTGAGTGGAGAACGGCTTGATTCAACGTTGACGTTGAGCAACGGTTTTTGGTTAAACCCTGATTGCCTTTGTTTTTCTAACACTGCTCTGGCTAATGCAGCTTGTCGTTCCACTTCTTCCTTTAAATGCTGCTTACGGGAATACTCAGCTATCTTGATTCTCGCTTTCTGGTAGGTGGGGGTTTCTTTAGGGATTTGAGACAAATACACTAGCGCTTTAATAAAGTTACCCTGTCCTCCTTGTTCATAGGCTTCTTGTAACAAGTACTCTGCTCGAATCTGTTGCTTTTGCTGATATTCCTTCAGCTTTGCTTGGACTTTAGCACCGGTGCGGGTTTCTGGATGGATTTGTTCGAGTAGTGCGATCGCATTGCTAAAGTCTTGGGCTAATGCTTGTTTGTAGGCTTGCTTTAATAACCCTTGGGCTTCTGCTTCAAGGCGAGGTTTTGCCTTGTTGACTAATGGCTCCATCTTCTTTTGCCAATAGCCAATTGAGGGCATTTTATGGTATCCCTCAAGCACATCTGACCATCGTTCTTGATAAAAGGCTTGCTCTGTAGCCTTAAACAGAGCTTCAGCACTTTGCCATTGTTGCTGCCACTGTTGAACCGTATTTAGGGATTGTTCATAGATCAGGCTATCGCTAGGAATCGATTCTGCTAGTGCGATCGCTTCCTCCAAATCACCGGCTTGATAGTGTTTGATTGCCTTTTGTAGAATATCAAATTCAGAACGAGACGCAGAAGCATTCAGTAAAGCATAAAGTCCGATTAAAATGGCTATAGCATTGGAGCTTGCTGCTCCCACTCCGATTCCTTTCAGTAAAGGTGGCAATTTTGGCCAGCTATACAGGGCGAATTCACGGACATACACTTTCCAATCTAATGGCGGCTCATCAGTAATAATTACTGAGTCTTTATTACTAATTACTGAGTCTTTATTACTAATTATTGAGTCTTTATTACTAATTACTGAGTCTTTATTGCTAATTACTGAGTCTTTATTACTAATTACTGAGTTTTTATTCCTGAGTGTTTCCTGCTCAGTTTTGAGTCCTGAGTCAGATTTAGGCGTTGCCTGTTTTAATTGTTGTGAGCTAGACTCCCTAGTCAGTGCTGAGTGTTCAATGGTAACCCTTGAGTCAGACTGAGTATCTAGCACGTCTAATTCAAAAGCGTCATTGTCACTAAACTTGATACTGAGTGGTGAGTGCTCCGTTATCAGTTCTGAGTCAGACTGAGTATCCAGCACGTTTAATTCAAGAGTGTTATTGTCACTAAACTTGATACTGAGTGGTGAGTGCTCCGTTATCAGTTCTGAGTCAGACTTAGCAATAGATACTTTTAACTGAGGACTTTGAGTACACATCAGTGTCTTAAGTACGATTAAGGCATCAGTTGCTGACTGATAGCGTGCTTCGCTGTTGTAAGACACCATATGGTTGAGTACAAACGCCATTTGATCGCTAACCGATACATGTTTTCGCCAATGAATCTCACCAGTCTCAGGGTCAGCCAATTGCATTGGGGTGATGCCTGTGAGGGCGTGAATCGCAATCATTCCTAGGGAATAAATGTCACTGTTAGGAAAGGATTGACCAGCAAGTTGCTCTGGGGGTATGTAGGCGAAGGGACGAATTGTCTTGGATGGATCAGAGGATGGGTACTCGGTCAGATGGGGTTCGATTCGCTTTGAATTAATCAGCTCAGCAGCACCAAAGTCAATCAAAACTAGCCTACGGTCTGACCCTCGTCTGATTAGGTTATTGGGTTTGAGGTCTCTATGAATTATCCCTTGACGGTGAATAAATTCTAGGATGCCTAAAACATCTTGTAATAGTTCAATGCACTGGTTTTCGCTAAAGCGTTTATTACTGTTTTGGCTGATCGGCAGTTCAGTACTAAGAGTTTCTCCGATAATTAACTTTTGAACTAAGTAAAATCCGTGGTGATCTTCAAAATAATCAAGTAGACGAGGAATTTGGTTATGGCTACCCAGTTTGATCAAGGTTTGAGCTTCATTGAGCCAGAGACGCTTAAGAAATTGCCATTTTTGAGGATCATCGCTTTTGGGCTGAAGATACTTAATCACATAGCGGGGATGGCCCTGTTGTCGGGTATCCTCTGCGATATAGGTTTTGCCAAATGCCCCAGCACTTAGAGATTCAATGATTTGATAACGCCCGTTGAGGAGCTTTCCCCATAGGTCATGATTTGGATTAATTTTCAAAGAATTTTTTCCTACCAGAATCACTTCTATTTAGTTTTTTTCAAGAAACCAACAGTGTTTCCGGAATTAGTGGTTTACAGAAGTAATTGGATTTGCTGTAGCATCACCCGGTAGGAAATGGGATGTAAGCAATCAGCTATATTAAATCAGCTATATTAAATCGGATATATTAAATCAGCTATCAGTGATCAGCCATTTTAATGATAGGCGTTGCTCCCGTTGCGGGATGATCTGACAATAGTTGACAACCCCAAAGCTCCCACTATTCACCCCTCTTCCCTCTCCCGATTTTGTCCTCATTTGCTACAACAGAAAGCAACTGGGTATAAAAACTATATGCCAGGATAGATATTAGATGTGTGTTCTTCGGTGGTCATCATATCCGCTTCTTAAACATGGAAAGTTGAAATTAGCACTATGAGCAAGGATCTAGACTTTAGCCCCCAGGGCTATGAAATTAAACAAGAGTTAGGACAAAATCACGCTGGGGGTAGAGTCACCTACCTGGCGACACAACTGGAGACTCAGCAACCGGTTGTGATTAAGCAGTTGCAGTTTTCCCAATTAGGCACTAGCTGGGCAGAATACGACACTTATGAACGAGAAATTAAACTCCTGCAGCAGCTCAATCATCCTAGCATTCCTCGCTATATCGATTCTTTTGACACTCCCACTGGATTTTGCTTAGTCCAAGAATATAAACCAGCACCTTCCCTCGCTGAAGATTACCACTGGACACCAGAAGAAGTTAAGCAAATTGCGATCGCTGTTTTGGAAGTCTTGGTTTACTTGCAACGGCGGCAACCTCCTGTGATTCATCGAGATATTAAACCAGAAAATATTTTGGTTGATAGACAGGGTAACTTGAAGGTGTATCTAGTAGATTTCGGTTTTGCCCGGATAGCAGGTGGGGATGTGACCCTCAGTAGCGTTGTTAAAGGTAGTGTAGGGTTTATGCCACCAGAGCAGATGTTTAATCGGCAATTGACCAAAGCATCTGATCTGTATAGCTTAGGGACAACTCTGATTTGCTTGCTGACAGGGACAAAATCTAGCCAAATCAACACCTTAGTTGATGAGAATTATCGGATTAATTTCAAAGCACTGTTGCCCAAGCTAAATCCTCAGTTTATTCATTGGCTCGACAAAATGGTGGCACCTAACCTCAAACATCGCTATCCCGATGCCGCAACTGCCCTAAAAGCCCTGAAGCCGATTGATGTAGTGAATGATGTCACTCCTCTAAAAACACTATTGCGGGCTATACAACCAACAAAGGCAGTAGTAAAACTTGCCACCCTCAGCCTTGTGGCTGCTTCTTCATCAGGTATAACCTATGCCTGGCTCACCAGTCCAGCCAGACAATTGCTAACCAGTGGAGAATGCCCAGGCTGCAATCTCCCAAATATCAACCTACAAGATAAGAACCTCAAGCAAGCTAAGCTGGAGGGGGCTAATCTGAGTGGTGCCAACTTAGAGGGGGCTAACCTGTGGAGAGCTAACCTCAGGGGGGCTAACCTGTGGGGAGCTAACCTCGAGGGGGCTAACCTAAACAGTACTCGGTTGGATGGTGCTAACCTGGGGGGGGCTAACCTCAAGGGCGCTAACTTTGACATCAGGAGGGCTCAGCGCCAGCGTATTAACCTCAAGGGCGCAACTATGCCTGATGGCTCTATACATAAGTAGTCCGATCCTGTCCGGTTGAATACTGATCATTCTGGGTTAATCGTTAATTGAAAATCGATAATTGAAAATTAACAATTAACAATTAACAATTAACAATTAACGATTAACCTAAATAGCAGTGATTAACCTCAATAGAGATGACTAATTAAATTGGACTAATTAAATTGGAAGATGTGACCAGAACGAGCACGAGAGTATTTAACTGTTGCTATGTGGTTAGAGGAGCGATCGCGTAATGTGATCAATCCTGATTTATTGCTCAAGTGCATGTCTGATTGAGTTAAACGGGTGATGGGGAAGCGCTTAACTTCGTTAGGTTGGAGAATGCCACTCAGGAGTTGGGGACGACCTAGTTTATCTGCCATCTCCCAGCCAGTGAGGTCAATGGCTTCACTGGTGACATTCTTCAACTCAACCCACTCCCTTCCCCCTTGATCGGAACCTTCAGGATTAGGTAATGCCGCTACGATTATCACAGGACCATCATTCTTAATGATATCATCTACTGGCACAACTACTGGACGATCCAGATCCGGTTCTTTTGTGCCATCCTTGCTCAGGAAGATGGGAAAGAAGGAACGAATAAACTCGCCACGGCTACCATTGGGATTGGTACTGCGGTAGAGGACTAAATCGTAAGTGGCATCATTGATAGTAATTCGACCCTTGTCACGAATTTTGCCATAGACACTTTCATAATAGGCAACGGTTGCGAGCGCGATTTCACATTCAGGACTTGGTCCAACAAAAAATCCCCCTTTCTTCTTGAATAATTGAGCAATCACATTGCCTTGCATATCAGTCACGTTTTGGGTCATTTGTAACGTGACCACGTTGGGATTATTCGGTCCTTCATTACCTCGTAAATCATACTTGTAGCCGAGAAAATTGACTCGCTGATTTTTTTCATCAAGGTAGAATTTTACCCATGAGTGATAACCAGAAATGGTGCCAAGGGTTTCTCGTTTATCTCCAGAGCGGATATTGTATTTTCCTTCCCCAACAAATACATGCTCAAAGCCAGAAGCGAAGTGAGTTGATTTGCCCTTGTAGTAATTGGTGTAGAGTTCAAACCAGATTCGCTGTAGCTTGAGTCTAAATTGCTGCTCCGAAAGAGTCTCACCTAACTCTTCGTTAATATACTTTCGGGCAAGCTGGATCGGTTTGGTAGAGAGAATCAAAGAAAGAAAATCTAACTGCTCATGTTCTTCTTTTTCGAGAGTAACTTCTGGGTCAACAGAGCGGATAGCGTAGTTATCTAAAAGTTTAAGGAAACTCACATAGGTGCGGGTTTCCTCGAATAATTTGTCTTCATTGACTTTATAGAATAAGGGTCGGGTAGCTAAGTCGATTTCACGTTGACCGCTAGCTTTGACCTGCTCATCTAATAGAATGTCAGCAGTTTCGTCTTCCCATTCTCCGGAGCTAGTGCGAGTGCTAACCGAGAATTGGTTTTCGTCACTTTCCCAAATTTGTTGATAAATATTGGTTTCGCTCATTTCTCTATTGTTTAAGTCCAATTATGTAAAGGTTGTTGAAGATATCTATGCCAAGTTGAATGATATACGGTCAACGGTCAACGGTCAATAAATCTATCCTAGGCTAAGGATTTTCAGGAAACAGCACCCTTGAGGGTACTTTTTTATTGCTCCTGAAGCAGGGTATAATCTCAAATTTGATTTGTAGTTATACCAATTTATATGGCTACACATCAATTTCGTCTCCCCATTTACCCCATCTCCCCGCGCCCGATCCTCATTGAGATGGCGACAATGCAATAGTTTTACAGCACCCATATCACCTATGAAACTTTCTTAACCCACTACACCCACTACTACTACTTCGTGGCGACAATGCAATAGTTTTACAGCACCCATATCACCTATGAAACTTTCTTAGCCCACTACACCCACTGCTACTACTTCGTGGCGACAATGCAATAGTTTCACAGCACCCACTAAACCCATTACTTGTATTTAGGATACTACTCCTATTAATACCACTGCACCCATCCGACCCCCGATACTCCTTAAGATGGCGACAATGCAATAGTTTCAAAGCGCCCACAGCACCTATTTAGCTCACTTAACCTATTCCACCCACTTAAGCTACTCCGTGGCGATAATGCAATAGTTTTTCTAACCCCTTGCATTTTCTTTAAAATCTGGTTATAATAATAGTATCGTTAAAGCAATGGTTTTACCGCCATGATGATTTCTACCGCACAAGCCGCTGAATTACTAGGTGTTTCTGCCACTCGGGTTCGTTACCTTCTGGGCAAGGGCAGAGTCAAAGGGGCCTATAAGGTCGGTAGAACTTGGGTGATTCCTCTGTTTGATGGCATGCCAGTGGTCACCCCTGGCACTCGTGGACCAAAGCGGAATTGGTCAAAGCGTACAAATTACACGAAGGCTGTAATCCACGTTAATCAGAAAGTCATTCGCCAAAATCACAACACCGGGGAACGCAATCCAGTGATTACGGTAAAACGAGGCTCTAAAAACATTTACGGTCATACGGTAGAAGTCAATGGCCCCTGTCGGGTGATGTATCGCCCTGATAATCCGCTACATTGTGGCGCAAGGGTCTGGATTGAGACTATCTCGGATTTTAAAGTTATTTGAGCCAGGACTCTCACCGGGTGACAAGCAGCTTGAAAGCATGAACCAGTGAGCTTTAAATCACATTGACCAAGGGTAAAAATCAGGATTTGTGATTATCCTTTTCACGAAAAGGACAGGTATTGCATTTTTATTTGAGATGTAAACCTAAGAGGTATTTTTTTACTGTCCCATAAAACTCCGTATATCTTTCGCCTCTTGCCTTTTGCCTTTTGCCTGTTGCCTTTTGCCTGTTGCCTTTCGCCTCTTGCCTTTTGCCTCTTGCCTTTTGCCTCTTGCCTCTTGCCTTTTGCCTTTTGCCTGTTGCCTTTTGCCTTTTGCCTTTTGCCTTTTGCCTTTTGCCTCTTGCCTTTTGCCTCTTGCCTTTTGCCTTTTGCCTTTTTATCGAATACGTGTGTTTACAATCCAGATACAAACGCGCTTATGCGATTGACCTTTGGTCACGCTACGCGAACGCTTAAGAACGATGAACCCTCACCCGCTTATCAGGCTTTTGCTTTCTGACCCAGCTTAAAAACTTCTGCATCTGAGGGTCATTTTTTAAGGCTTCACAGGTATTCAATTCCAGAGCTAAACGAGTATTTGGGAATAAAGCATGTATTTGTCGGTGACAAGCAGTACAAATCGTAATCGTTGGACCAGGTTTCATCTTTTTCCGCTTAGTATTTTGTCGCGGTATCAGGTGATGAACTGTCAATCGATCTACATGTCTTTCACAAAGTTCACAAGTCATTGATAATTATAAAAGTTCTGAATTGGGTGAGGTACTTTCGTCCTAGGGAGTAGGGAGTAGGGAGTAGGCAAGAGGCAAGAGGCAAGAGGCAAGAGGCAAGAGGCAAGAGGGAAAAAATCCTGTGTACCTAATTACTAGGATAACCGTAAAATTATCAGTGTTGGACATCTCAATTAAAAATCAAATATCATGAAAGCTTGGTCAAGAATTTTATATCTAGTTATCGGTATAGTTATCGGTGCTTTTTTAGGTATTATACTACAAAATTATGCTCAAGTAGACCAGTTGCTCAGACGCTACGGTATCCTCAGCACTTCCACCATTAAGGATAATCAAAGCAAACCAGTTCCTGCAAATTTTCAAGGGAAGATGTCCCTATTTATTTTGGCAGGACAGTCGAATATGTCAGGAAGTGGTAAGGTGACACCAGCCAGTTCTGTTACTCACCCCAGAGTTTTTGTCTTTGGAAACGATTACCGCTGGCATCTAGCCAAAGAACCGATTGATTCACCAAGTGGACAAGTTGATCGCGTCTCAGAAGATAAGTCAGCTGGAGTCAGTCCAGGGATAGCATTTGCTACTGAATTGCTCAAATACAATCCTGAACTGATTGTTGGTTTAATTCCCTGTGCTAAATGGGACTCTACTATTCAACAGTGGCAAAGACATCTAAGTGAGGATACCTTGTATGGCTCTTGCTTAAAACGAGCCTATGCAGCTTCACTAATGGGAGAAATTAAAGGTTTACTATTCTTTCAGGGAGAAAGTGATGCCCTTAATCCTCAAGCCTACCCAAGTCGAAGATTGTTCCCTAATCAGTGGGCTGATAAATTTGTTAGGTTGGTAAAAGATTTCCGTCAAGACCTAGGGAAACCTGAGTTACCAGTAGTTTTTGCTCAAATTGGCACCACTACTGATCCAGAAAAGCTCCCGAACTGGGAAACCGTGAAAGCGCAACAGGAAACAGTCCAGTTACCAGCTACTGGGATGATTACCACAGATGACTTGGTTTTGCAAGACCATGTCCACTTGACAACGGAAAGTTATTTGATTGTTGGAAAAAGATTTGCTAAAGCATTTTGGAAACTTACTGATCAGTGACATCATCTTTGGAATTTACTAGTCGAGGATTATGGCATCAATTAATTAATGGAAACCTGGACAGTTATTTTCGTTCTAGCTATCGGTCTTTTTATTGGTATTCTTCTCCAGAAGTATTATCCAGTCGGTAAGTTGATCAGACGCTACGGTATTATTAGTCGCTTCTTAGTTAAGCGGAAATCTGAGTCTCAGGAAATCAATGTAATTCCCTCAGATTTTGAAGGCAAGATGTCCCTGTTTATTTTGGCAGGACAGTCGAATATGTCCGGAACAGGTAAGCTAACAGCTGCTAGTTCCGTTACTGACCCCAGAGTTTTTGTGTTTGGAAACGATTACCGCTGGCATCTAGCCAAGGAACCGATTGATTCACAAACCAAACAAGTTGATAAAGTCTCGGAAGATAAGTCAGCTGGGGTAGGTCCGGGGATGGCGTTTGCTACTGAATTATTGAAATACAATCCTGAGCTAATCATCGGTTTGATTCCTTGTGCCAAGTCTGGCACTGCCATTGAACAGTGGCAAAGAAGCCTGAGTGAGGATACTCTTTATGGCTCTTGCTTAAAGCGAGTAGGTGCTGCTTCTGTGATGGGAGAAATCACCGGTATACTTTTCTTTCAAGGGGAAAAAGATGCTCAAAAGCCTTCTCAAGACTCAGATATAACGTTTTTCCCCAATCAGTGGGCTGATAAATTTGTTACCTTGGTAAAAGATTTCCGTCAAGACTTAGGTAAACCTGATTTACCAGTAGTTTTTGCTCAAATTGGCACTACTACTGATCCAGAAACGCTCCCGAACTGGGAAACCGTGAAAGCGCAACAGGCAACAGTCCAGTTACCAGCTACTAGGATGATTACTACAGATGACTTGGCTTTACAAGACTATGTCCACTTGACAACCGAAAGTTATTTGATTGTTGGAAAACGATTTGCTAAAGCATTTTGGAAACTGACTCAAAGATAATACTCAAAGATAATAGGGTGCATCAAGACAGGGAAAACTAGAGGAAAGGTCGCCATTGATTCCGGTCAAGCTTGATGAACATCTTATCTAAAACAGTTCCAGCGTTTTTAATGGGGAGCATCGCCATCATTGCCGCAATTCCCACAGTGGTGATATCAACACCAGCTGCTAAAAGTATTGCGCAACAGATTACTGTCCGGATTGATGGTCCAAAACAGGGTGGGAGTGGGATAATTGTTGAACGCCAAGGAAATATCTATTATATCCTGACTAGTGCTCATGTGCTACAAAAAGCTGGCATCTACAGGATTCAAACCCCTGATGGCAATCGTTATCCTGTAGACTCCCGTTATATCAGACGGATGCCAGGGGTAGATTTAGCGATCTTACCTTTCATTAGCACCTCTAACTACCCAGTTGCTAGGTTAGGGAATTCCCACCAAATCAGTGCAGGTCAAAGAGTTTATGTGGCTGGATGGCCCCGTTCTGGAGGTGCTTCTCAACAACGGCGGTTTATTAATAGCGAAGGACTGCTCACCGATGCTGGTTCTAAACTTCCTAGGGGATATGCTCTAAGTTATACCAATTTGGTGAGAGTTGGGATGAGTGGTGGACCGGTATTAGACTATCAGGGGCGGGTAATTGGCATTAATGGTATGGTCAGATTAGTGGGCGATTCTGACACAATTGTGGCATCTGGGATTAGCATTGACACTTATTTAACCTGGCGCTCTCAGCTGAAACTGCCAACTCCTGTACAGACTCCTCAAGTCGGTGTCTCTCCTACAGCTGCGTCTGCCAAGACCGGAACAGTTTTCTACAAGTTGGCCAATACTCTCAAAGTAGGGACTGGCTCAGTGAGTTCTGTGGCGATTGGCACCGTTGCTCAAGGGAGATCAGTAAAGGGATTGATGGCCGCTAGTGGTCATAGTGATGGCAGTATCTCCCTGTGGAATCTATCCACTGGTCAATTAATTCGTACCTGGCGAGGTCACGGTGGCGCAGTGAACGCTGTGGTGATTAGTCCGGATGGTCAAACCTTAGTCAGTGGCGGTGATGACCGTATGATCAAGACCTGGAATCTTAACACGGGTAAACCGTTAGTTACCCTGACTGGACATCAAGATACAGTGGCGACTTTAGCTTTCAGTGCAGATAGCAAAACTTTAGTTAGTGGCAGCTGGGACAACACTATTAAGATTTGGCAGCTGCCTAAGGGTAAACTGTTGCATACCCTTACCGGACATTTAGGTTCGGTGAATTCTGTTGAAATCTCTCCTGATGGCAAAACCTTAGTCAGTGGTTCTCAAGATACCACTATTCGGCTGTGGAATCTAGCTACAGGTAAGTTAGTGCGTATCCTCAAGGGACATTCTCGATCAGTATCGTCTGTAGCGATTAGTCTGGATGGGAAGACCTTAGCCAGTGGTGGAGGAGACGGC
Coding sequences within it:
- a CDS encoding serine/threonine-protein kinase; this translates as MKINPNHDLWGKLLNGRYQIIESLSAGAFGKTYIAEDTRQQGHPRYVIKYLQPKSDDPQKWQFLKRLWLNEAQTLIKLGSHNQIPRLLDYFEDHHGFYLVQKLIIGETLSTELPISQNSNKRFSENQCIELLQDVLGILEFIHRQGIIHRDLKPNNLIRRGSDRRLVLIDFGAAELINSKRIEPHLTEYPSSDPSKTIRPFAYIPPEQLAGQSFPNSDIYSLGMIAIHALTGITPMQLADPETGEIHWRKHVSVSDQMAFVLNHMVSYNSEARYQSATDALIVLKTLMCTQSPQLKVSIAKSDSELITEHSPLSIKFSDNNTLELNVLDTQSDSELITEHSPLSIKFSDNDAFELDVLDTQSDSRVTIEHSALTRESSSQQLKQATPKSDSGLKTEQETLRNKNSVISNKDSVISNKDSVISNKDSIISNKDSVISNKDSVIITDEPPLDWKVYVREFALYSWPKLPPLLKGIGVGAASSNAIAILIGLYALLNASASRSEFDILQKAIKHYQAGDLEEAIALAESIPSDSLIYEQSLNTVQQWQQQWQSAEALFKATEQAFYQERWSDVLEGYHKMPSIGYWQKKMEPLVNKAKPRLEAEAQGLLKQAYKQALAQDFSNAIALLEQIHPETRTGAKVQAKLKEYQQKQQIRAEYLLQEAYEQGGQGNFIKALVYLSQIPKETPTYQKARIKIAEYSRKQHLKEEVERQAALARAVLEKQRQSGFNQKPLLNVNVESSRSPLNHGLQWQEVNH
- a CDS encoding serine/threonine-protein kinase, yielding MSKDLDFSPQGYEIKQELGQNHAGGRVTYLATQLETQQPVVIKQLQFSQLGTSWAEYDTYEREIKLLQQLNHPSIPRYIDSFDTPTGFCLVQEYKPAPSLAEDYHWTPEEVKQIAIAVLEVLVYLQRRQPPVIHRDIKPENILVDRQGNLKVYLVDFGFARIAGGDVTLSSVVKGSVGFMPPEQMFNRQLTKASDLYSLGTTLICLLTGTKSSQINTLVDENYRINFKALLPKLNPQFIHWLDKMVAPNLKHRYPDAATALKALKPIDVVNDVTPLKTLLRAIQPTKAVVKLATLSLVAASSSGITYAWLTSPARQLLTSGECPGCNLPNINLQDKNLKQAKLEGANLSGANLEGANLWRANLRGANLWGANLEGANLNSTRLDGANLGGANLKGANFDIRRAQRQRINLKGATMPDGSIHK
- a CDS encoding lamin tail domain-containing protein — encoded protein: MSETNIYQQIWESDENQFSVSTRTSSGEWEDETADILLDEQVKASGQREIDLATRPLFYKVNEDKLFEETRTYVSFLKLLDNYAIRSVDPEVTLEKEEHEQLDFLSLILSTKPIQLARKYINEELGETLSEQQFRLKLQRIWFELYTNYYKGKSTHFASGFEHVFVGEGKYNIRSGDKRETLGTISGYHSWVKFYLDEKNQRVNFLGYKYDLRGNEGPNNPNVVTLQMTQNVTDMQGNVIAQLFKKKGGFFVGPSPECEIALATVAYYESVYGKIRDKGRITINDATYDLVLYRSTNPNGSRGEFIRSFFPIFLSKDGTKEPDLDRPVVVPVDDIIKNDGPVIIVAALPNPEGSDQGGREWVELKNVTSEAIDLTGWEMADKLGRPQLLSGILQPNEVKRFPITRLTQSDMHLSNKSGLITLRDRSSNHIATVKYSRARSGHIFQFN
- a CDS encoding helix-turn-helix domain-containing protein, whose translation is MMISTAQAAELLGVSATRVRYLLGKGRVKGAYKVGRTWVIPLFDGMPVVTPGTRGPKRNWSKRTNYTKAVIHVNQKVIRQNHNTGERNPVITVKRGSKNIYGHTVEVNGPCRVMYRPDNPLHCGARVWIETISDFKVI
- a CDS encoding HNH endonuclease, with product MTCELCERHVDRLTVHHLIPRQNTKRKKMKPGPTITICTACHRQIHALFPNTRLALELNTCEALKNDPQMQKFLSWVRKQKPDKRVRVHRS
- a CDS encoding sialate O-acetylesterase, whose translation is MKAWSRILYLVIGIVIGAFLGIILQNYAQVDQLLRRYGILSTSTIKDNQSKPVPANFQGKMSLFILAGQSNMSGSGKVTPASSVTHPRVFVFGNDYRWHLAKEPIDSPSGQVDRVSEDKSAGVSPGIAFATELLKYNPELIVGLIPCAKWDSTIQQWQRHLSEDTLYGSCLKRAYAASLMGEIKGLLFFQGESDALNPQAYPSRRLFPNQWADKFVRLVKDFRQDLGKPELPVVFAQIGTTTDPEKLPNWETVKAQQETVQLPATGMITTDDLVLQDHVHLTTESYLIVGKRFAKAFWKLTDQ
- a CDS encoding sialate O-acetylesterase, which translates into the protein METWTVIFVLAIGLFIGILLQKYYPVGKLIRRYGIISRFLVKRKSESQEINVIPSDFEGKMSLFILAGQSNMSGTGKLTAASSVTDPRVFVFGNDYRWHLAKEPIDSQTKQVDKVSEDKSAGVGPGMAFATELLKYNPELIIGLIPCAKSGTAIEQWQRSLSEDTLYGSCLKRVGAASVMGEITGILFFQGEKDAQKPSQDSDITFFPNQWADKFVTLVKDFRQDLGKPDLPVVFAQIGTTTDPETLPNWETVKAQQATVQLPATRMITTDDLALQDYVHLTTESYLIVGKRFAKAFWKLTQR
- a CDS encoding trypsin-like peptidase domain-containing protein; the protein is MNILSKTVPAFLMGSIAIIAAIPTVVISTPAAKSIAQQITVRIDGPKQGGSGIIVERQGNIYYILTSAHVLQKAGIYRIQTPDGNRYPVDSRYIRRMPGVDLAILPFISTSNYPVARLGNSHQISAGQRVYVAGWPRSGGASQQRRFINSEGLLTDAGSKLPRGYALSYTNLVRVGMSGGPVLDYQGRVIGINGMVRLVGDSDTIVASGISIDTYLTWRSQLKLPTPVQTPQVGVSPTAASAKTGTVFYKLANTLKVGTGSVSSVAIGTVAQGRSVKGLMAASGHSDGSISLWNLSTGQLIRTWRGHGGAVNAVVISPDGQTLVSGGDDRMIKTWNLNTGKPLVTLTGHQDTVATLAFSADSKTLVSGSWDNTIKIWQLPKGKLLHTLTGHLGSVNSVEISPDGKTLVSGSQDTTIRLWNLATGKLVRILKGHSRSVSSVAISLDGKTLASGGGDGTIRLWNLNTGKLTRTLTGHTDGVWSVTMTRDGSTLISGSWDKTIKLWDMRSAQLKSTLNGHSGYVVAVALSQDSQTLVSGGWDQQIRIWRKEMSN